Within Anguilla anguilla isolate fAngAng1 chromosome 11, fAngAng1.pri, whole genome shotgun sequence, the genomic segment gagttagctggataactgcgctgagtaaaacccagaaaagcttgtgttccagatttgggtgATGCACCGGGTTTTGCTCAGtgcagttagccagctaactcagtaaacCTCCTTTGCGACACAAGCCTGTGGACTAGGATTGAGGTTAACTGCTATACAACCTCCCCTTTGCCCACAGCCAGTAAGGCACTATATAGGCGCTATATCGCTCAAATCCTCCTGCTCTTTTAAAGGCAGACTGTTTTTGGCCTGCTAACTGGAGCTCCTGTACTCctgctgaaaatgtatgtttaggCTGAGGCTATAGCAGTAAATCTGAACACTGTTGTGTTATTGTAAATTTGaacactgttttgttttgttattgtttggtATTAAGGGATCACAGACGGTCTCCCGCTTCCCTCCAGCTTAGCTCAGATTTATTTATCAACACAACTGGCCTCGCTGCACGCAAAACTGAAAATCAATATGGGAAGTACCAGTTTATGAGGTCACGCAGCTCTTTAAACAactaaaccattaaaaaaaaactgaatttgtgttttgttttgttaatacTGTACACCACGCTGGTGTAAATAACAGCTCTGGAATACAGATAAGGGCATCTGTTGGGGaattaaaatggcaaacaaaATCACTCCCAcaaaacacagcactgacatAGACAACAGCTGCAACGGacgattcatttatttttacattccagCATCTTACTAGAGTCTTTACTTTCCTCGATCATTTTAAACCCGGCCAGGGGACACCATGGCAGAAGAACCAGCTGCCTGTGCTCTCTCGAAAAGCACAGACAATGCAACAGACCGTTCCAAAGCAGGAACTACTTAACTTTGAAAACTGACAGCACACGCGTAAGTAATGTGCCGTCATTGTCATTTAAACTGCCAAAATAGTCCAtttgtggtcttttttttttacactgatttACACGCTCGGGGTATGTGTCAACTGAAAGCAACTGAAAGCTTAATCCGCACAGAGAAAATGTAgagggtgtgtgttgtgtgtctgcgtgtgtgtgtgtgtgtgtgtgtgtaactaaCCGACTGCACTGATCACTCAAAACCATATCTCTGTAGAAGGGAAACCGCGTTCTACGCGCATCACCTCTGCAATGCGCACTCTGCCAAAGCAGCCGCGCCCACAGACGGGCGCCcgtaacacaaacaaaaaagagattCATGAGACATGGGAAATATTCTTAGGATTAGGTGCAAGGAGTGTGGCAGAACCACTCCTGATGCTGTGGGCTGAGCATCTGATTCAGCCCGGTCAAGTCTGGTTAAGGCCGGTCAAGTCCGGTCAAGGCCAGTGGAGCGTGTTCTAGATGCTCAGTGTGCTGAGCGCCGGTACCAGAGTCACGGGTTCCGAGAGGTTCTGATTCTGGTCCTGCGGAGCCCGGCTCTGCAGAACCTTCTGTCTGTgcctctcctcctgcctcctcttcttctccaggCGCTGGTGCTCCTTCCTCTGTCTGTTTGATATCtgtgggggggaagaaagaagagagggacaGCGAGTGAGAGAAATTCCCCCttgtttttacagaaaataagTCCCATTAACTAGGACACATGGCGTCATTGAAGCGAAGCACCAGGAGTGCCAATAGCACCCCCTTGTGGAGAATATTCAGCCTATGAaacatgagtgagtgagtgagtgagttagttaCAAGCTAGGACCATGACaagggtggccaaccctggtcccagagagccacagagtctgctggttttggtttttactctggacttaattgatcaattaaagcagttgattacaagGTTAACTTGCATCACCTGGATTCTTTGGTCTGAGtagttgttgtatttaaggtgaagccaaaaaccagcagaccctgcggctccccaggacctggggttggccacccctggtcCATGAGGTGCTTCATATCTAATAAAACCAGAAAGGCCCACTTAAGACAGGAGTCTGGACTAAGGAATGAAACGGAAcagtggtggaaaatccaggttcagaaagaaCTGAATTAGCCTGAATCAGGCTGAATTACGTACCTTGGGTCTTTGGGAAACTACGCCCTCTTCAGACGATTTTGAGTCACTACACTCTGTcagtgagacagggagagaggggcacgTTTCGGACTCCTCCCACTGGGCGGGGCACGCTGTGACTGACAGCACGGGATCCAGCTCCTCAGAGGCAGAATGGGGGGAGGCACCATCGAGCTGACAGCAGCTCTCTCCTTGGCCTGAGGGAGACCAATCAAATCAAACGTATTTGCACAAGCGCATTTTACCAAACATTTGTCCCATGTTGCATTACACTGGACCCTGGCATGAACGCCCCacaagagcagggctgccctaccctgttcctggagatcaacagtcatgcaggttttcactccaactctaacaaagcacatctcattcaacagctagagcagggctgcccaaccctgttcccagagatctaccgtcctttaggttttcactccaaccccaacaaaatCACACCCCACTCAACGGCTAGAGAGCTCATTGGGCTGCCAATGAATAGAACcaggcgtgccaaattagggttgaaatgaaaacctacaggatggtagatctccagaaacagggttcgGCAGCCCTGCACAAGAGCAAGCCTAGAGCGACCATgccaaggaaaaactccctggggggggggggggtcagatggGAACAAACAttgggaggaaccagacttgggggggggggcatcctcCTCTGGCTGGGTCAGGGCGTACAGGGAAGCACAAAGTCCTGAACACCGGCAGGCAGACTCACCAGCAGGGCTGTGGGGCTCCAGGCAGTGTAGGATGAGGTCATCCTCCTccgggagggggcagggggggacaTTTTTCCTGTCACCCTGACGCCCCCCCGACTCACCCTGCCCTCTTGAACGATTAAGGGTCTGCAGAATTTAACGGGGTGGAAACAAGACTTAGAAAAACCACAACCACTTTATTGCTTATTTTAAGCAATGGAGAGCCAATCTGAAATAACTTTCTggttttagaaagaaaaaatattcccAAGCTGCACTTGGTAAGAAGATCCAGACCTCGATACGCAGCTGGGTGGGACTCTCAGAGTTGTCTCCGACTGGCCGAACGCTGTCATAATGATCGCCATAGCGATAGGCAATGTGAAGCTCTCTACAGACTGGCTTCTCCGAGCCATTTATCTGTGAGATAGACAAAGAAATGGATGAGAAAGAATCACAATGATGTAAATATAAACAACCAAGGGCATTTATATCAATGATTTTCCAATTAATTTTCTGTCTATTAAAATACACTGCTTTGATATTAGGTCAGAATGTTTTCTAAAGTTTTTGTATACGAGAATTAAGAAAGGGGAATACAATAggcatattaaatattaattatggTGCTTCATATTTGCGTTGacaaaattaccaaaataaGATTTGACAGAAATGGCTGAAaagcaaaatttttttttttttttaaatgaactaaaaaattataaaaaatggtACCACCTCCCACAGAGGAGCGTTGAGCTGGTGGATGACCACGCGCAGCTGCTGGCTACGAGCAAACGCCACGATTGCATCATTTCCTGCGAACGTGCCCGGCTGAGAGAGGTTTGCCACTGACAGGAAGAAAccgaaaaaaattgaaattgagcaAGCAGAGCAAAAAATCTCAAATGTCACGCTACTTTCCCGCTGACCTCATCCCTCAacaatctccctctccctctccctctctccacatcactcagtcactctaAGGCCACGTCCAAATAAGTATACTTTCCTGCTACTGAGTATACAAGTTTGTATACAACTTGTGTGTAAGTTCTTGCATACTCAGCAGTAGGCAAGTGCGCCTTTTCGGACACGGCCTAAACGTCTGCCGCTCCACCTCCATCCTTTCATCCTTTTTACCCCTCCAtcgctctcctccctccctccttccctccctccccacccacacacgcacagccccCTTGTGCTCACGGTGCTGCGTGAAAGGCACATCGTCTTCCACGAAGGGCTCGAAGTCGTGCCGGTGCGCCTGCATGTACTGCACCGTCTCCTGCCGCAACCGCAGGTGTCCCCGGGAGTGGCCCTCCAGCTGGTCGCCCAGGGCACGGAACAAGCAGTTCCTGgaaggggtcagaggtcaaaggtcagagaggACATATTCATCACTTTAAAAAAGTGTAAAGTTGCTCACAGGTAATGTATACCAGGGGGTTCCCAAACCCTGCTCCTGCAAAGCCGCTGTGTCTGCGACGTTCAATTTTTACTCAGTACTGAATAGCTCAGTGAAATGGTTAATTACATACCTCACCAAAGTTTCTTGGGCATGACCCGTTTGCTGATGTTAAAACAAATTCCCGCAGACCCCATAGCTTCCCAGGACCAGGGCCAAAGGGCCCTGCTGCACGTTATGGGACGCACATATCCATCGTCTCTTACCCATCTCCAGGCACCTCTCTCAGTTTAAGCCCAAGCGCTTGCAGCTGATTGGTGAAGCTGATGAACTCCGCCCCCTCGTCGTCCCCCTGGGGGCGGTTCTTCCGGTCCTTCGCTATGGCCCGGCGCACCGCCCTCTCGTCGCGCTTCCTCTCCGCATCGTACTTCCTGTTCCCCCGCACCAGCTTTCCCGACTGCTTCCGGGACATGAGGGACGCTCCGGGTGTCCGGCTCACCGACCGGTTATGTTGCCAAGGCGACCCAGAACAAGCAGTCGCACTGAAACAGAGTCGCAATGCAGAcggtttacattacattacactgcaggcatttagcagacgctcttatccagagcgacttgcacaactttttactgtagcatttacattgcattcaattacacagctggatatataccgaagcaatgcaggtttagtgccttgctcaagggtacaacggcagtgtcctaccagggaatcaaacctgtgacatttaagttacaagaccagttcctaaCCCGTTGTACCACGCTTTACAGACTTGATGCAaagatttcagaaatatgagaCTTATGACATTCTAGAATATTCCACTCTGCAAAACGTCATGATGCCCAATTCTCCCATCACTACAATGGTGTAGCCTACCAGTGGTTTCCAACCTCAAGCCTCAAAAGTGTTAATAAGTTCAAGGAAAAGATTATGAATGAACCGAGGCACATTgaacaacctaattaggagcctattgattcacctaatttgatca encodes:
- the otud3 gene encoding OTU domain-containing protein 3, with the translated sequence MSRKQSGKLVRGNRKYDAERKRDERAVRRAIAKDRKNRPQGDDEGAEFISFTNQLQALGLKLREVPGDGNCLFRALGDQLEGHSRGHLRLRQETVQYMQAHRHDFEPFVEDDVPFTQHLANLSQPGTFAGNDAIVAFARSQQLRVVIHQLNAPLWEINGSEKPVCRELHIAYRYGDHYDSVRPVGDNSESPTQLRIETLNRSRGQGESGGRQGDRKNVPPCPLPEEDDLILHCLEPHSPAGQGESCCQLDGASPHSASEELDPVLSVTACPAQWEESETCPSLPVSLTECSDSKSSEEGVVSQRPKISNRQRKEHQRLEKKRRQEERHRQKVLQSRAPQDQNQNLSEPVTLVPALSTLSI